One window of the Bombus huntii isolate Logan2020A chromosome 18, iyBomHunt1.1, whole genome shotgun sequence genome contains the following:
- the LOC126875476 gene encoding aldehyde dehydrogenase X, mitochondrial: MNRKMPDIKYTQLFINNEFMDSVSRKKFPTINPADGTVIADISEGDKADVDKAVAAASQAFSRGSDWRNMDPSVRGKLMNKFADLITRDLEYIATLEVLDNGKTYSNAVSDIEASIDTIRYYAGWCDKIFGDTIPVDGNLVSLTRKEPIGVVGQIIPWNYPFLMLAWKWGPALATGCTIVLKPAEQTSLSALYAAALAKEAGFPPGVINVITGYGPTAGAAIAEHPGIQKVAFTGSTEVGHLIMAASAKSNLKRVSLELGGKSPLVIFDDVDIEKAAEIAYNAIFANHGQNCCAGSRTFVHAKIYDQFVACAKQLALKTKVGDPFDAETQQGPQVDREMFDKVLGLIKSGKEEGAVLEVGGERHGNVGYFIKPTVFSNVTDDMRIAKEEIFGPVQSILKFETMDEVIERANNTNYGLAAGVLSKDIDKALTFAQAVQAGSVWVNCYDAITPQTPFGGFKQSGIGRELGAEGLKEYLETKTISIKVPTRN; the protein is encoded by the exons ATGAATCGTAAAATGCCGGATATTAAATATACTCAG ttatttataaataatgaatttatgGATTCAGTGAGTCGTAAAAAGTTTCCTACTATAAATCCAGCTGACGGTACTGTTATTGCAGATATCTCTGAAGGTGATAAG GCAGATGTAGATAAGGCAGTTGCAGCTGCAAGTCAAGCATTTAGTAGAGGATCAGATTGGCGAAATATGGATCCATCTGTTCGTGGAAAACTTATGAACAAa TTTGCAGATCTTATTACAAGAGATTTGGAATATATTGCCACTCTTGAAGTCTTGGATAATGGAAAAACATACTCAAATGCAGTTTCCGATATAGAAGCCAGCATAGATACAATTCGTTATTACGCTGGATGGTGTGATAAGATTTTTGGAGACACTATTCCAGTAG atGGAAATCTTGTTTCACTTACACGCAAGGAACCGATTGGTGTAGTAGGACAAATTATCCCTTGGAATTATCCTTTTCTTATGTTGGCGTGGAAATGGGGTCCAGCATTGGCTACTGGATGTACTATTGTTTTGAAGCCAGCTGAACAAACTTCTTTAAGTGCTCTTTATGCCGCAGCACTTGCTAAAGAGGCTGGATTTCCACCCGGCGTTATAAACGTTATTACCGGTTATGGTCCAACAGCTGGTGCAGCTATCGCCGAACATCCAGGAATTCAAAAAGTTGCATTCACTGGGTCTACAGAG GTTGGTCATCTGATAATGGCAGCTTCTGCTAAGAGTAATCTTAAACGTGTTTCTCTTGAACTCGGTGGCAAAAGTCCATTGGTTATTTTTGATGATGTTGACA TCGAAAAAGCGGCTGAAATTGCTTATAATGCGATATTTGCGAATCATGGACAAAACTGTTGTGCCGGTTCACGTACTTTCGTACATGCTAAAATTTATGATCAATTCGTTGCTTGCGCTAAACAATTAGCGTTGAAAACAAAAGTCGGTGATCCTTTTGATGCTGAAACTCAACAGGGACCACAAGTTGATCGAGAAATGTTTGATAAAGTTTTAGGTTTAATTAAATCAGGAAAGGAAGAAGGAGCTGTATTAGAAGTTGGTGGAGAACGTCACGGCAATGTTGGTTATTTTATCAAg CCTACCGTTTTTTCAAACGTGACTGACGATATGAGAATtgcaaaagaagaaatatttggaCCTGTTCaatctattttaaaatttgaaacgatgGATGAAGTTATCGAACGTGCAAACAATACAAATTATGGCCTTGCCGCTGGTGTTCTTAGTAAAGATATTGATAAAGCTTTGACGTTTGCACAAGCAGTACAAGCTGGAAGCGTTTG GGTAAATTGTTACGATGCTATCACGCCTCAAACTCCCTTTGGAGGATTCAAACAGTCGGGAATAGGTCGTGAGCT TGGCGCAGAAGGGTTAAAAGAGTATCTTGAGACTAAGACAATATCTATTAAAGTGCCAAcacgtaattaa
- the LOC126875479 gene encoding cardioacceleratory peptide receptor isoform X3 has protein sequence MIVVGNIAVLIGLQWGKRRKTRMDFFIKQLAFADLLVGLISVLTDIIWRTTVTWHAGNVACKLIRFMQAVVTYSSTYVLVALSIDRYDAITRPMNFTGRWWRARALVVAAWGLSALFSVPIIFLYEEKRIQGKTQCWIDLGSPMQWRIYMSLVSFTLFIAPTLIIGGCYAVIVATIWSQGGALRQGPTRDTRRASSRGLIPRAKVKTVKMTLVIVFVFILCWSPYIVFDLLQVYGYVPETQTNIAVATFIQSLTPLNSAANPIIYCLFSTSFCKTVRNIQAISWVSGWCATNPHHCFGTGAPNSSTRTTVTTSLTAQSSRRSGHIAMLHSTTRKRVMVSLV, from the exons ATGATAGTCGTCGGGAATATCGCGGTGCTAATTGGCCTGCAGTGGGGCAAACGGCGTAAGACGCGCATGGATTTTTTTATCAAACAGCTAGCGTTTGCGG ATTTATTGGTAGGCCTGATATCCGTGCTAACGGATATAATTTGGAGAACGACGGTGACCTGGCACGCGGGCAACGTTGCCTGCAAATTGATAAGGTTCATGCAAGCCGTCGTTACGTACAGTTCTACATACGTACTTGTCGCATTGTCGATCGACAGATATGACGCCATTACCAGACCCATGAATTTCACCGGCAGGT GGTGGAGAGCCAGGGCTCTGGTGGTAGCTGCCTGGGGCTTGTCGGCATTGTTCAGCGTGCCGATTATTTTCCTGTACGAGGAAAAACGCATACAG GGGAAGACACAATGCTGGATAGATCTGGGATCTCCTATGCAATGGAGGATCTACATGAGCCTGGTCAGCTTTACCCTCTTTATAGCCCCTACTCTGATAATAGGGGGCTGTTATGCCGTGATCGTAGCTACTATATGGTCGCAAGGAGGGGCATTACGTCAGGGACCTACTCGAGACACCAGGAGAGCATCGTCCCGAGGACTCATTCCCAGGGCTAAAGTTAAGACGGTCAAAATGACTCTCGTTATAGTGTTCG TATTCATTCTTTGTTGGAGCCCATACATAGTGTTCGATCTGCTGCAAGTTTACGGATATGTGCCGGAGACCCAGACTAACATCGCCGTGGCCACTTTCATTCAAAGTTTAACACCTCTGAATTCAGCGGCGAATCCGATTATATACTGTCTCTTCAGCACGTCGTTTTGTAAAACCGTACG GAACATACAGGCGATCTCGTGGGTTTCTGGATGGTGTGCAACGAATCCCCATCATTGTTTCGGCACCGGTGCTCCGAACAGCAGCACCAGGACAACGGTAACGACGTCGTTGACGGCGCAGTCTTCGAGAAGAAGCGGGCACATCGCCATGCTACACTCCACCACCAGGAAACGTGTTATGGTGTCTCTGGTTTAA
- the LOC126875474 gene encoding leucine-rich repeat-containing protein 40-like, with translation MSGVKKKANHLAVFKKRTKNDDNAELSEIIIISARKSGNLNLSSRGLFTVPNRVWNINDLTEEEIRDLHFELDYVQETERWWEQEPLQTLDLSCNTLKKIDPQIENLTELTTLYLHNNRLEDLPAEIGNLKKLNILNLSNNKLEKFPREFYKLNELRELNLKNNSIKELDPAVGDFVMLTYLDLSYNNLIELPIGMGYLVRLTSLDLSHNMLKELPPDLTNMRALQKLNASYNQLEMLPPLGELRKVETVMLQSNKLTTFPDISGCILLRVLHLADNNITEIDMSCLEGVGQLKTLTLGNNQIETIPEEIIKLVYLEIFDLSHNKLTLIPKYIGLLPNLKQFAIDGNDIQNVRTDIIRCGTSRILKHIRQGIKSTNLDVKEHVVADTSTNIYPDRYTMQSTKLLSLAGQNLTELPQEVLENACKADVGTVDLSRNKLSILPDKLCIIERIADLKLTSNQLTHIPEWIGEKYKYLQILDLSRNLLQSLPINLGLLKYLQELNISFNRYKEIPESVYAINSLEILIANDNLITDIDVPSFQKLQKLAILNLANNNIGFVPPELGTLKNLRNLSLSGNCFKQPRQAILAKSTEEILAYLRNRIPQ, from the exons ATGAGTGGCGTAAAGAAAAAAGCTAATCATTTAGCAGTGTTTaaaaaacgaacgaagaaTGACGATAATGCTGAACTgtctgaaattattattatatccgCGAGAAAGAGTGGAAATTTAAACCTCTCATCGAGAGGACTATTTACGG TACCTAATAGAGTATGGAATATAAATGATTTAACTGAAGAAGAAATAAGGGATTTACATTTTGAGCTTGATTATGTACAAGAAACTGAAAGGTGGTGGGAACAAGAACCTCTCCAGACATTGGACTTAAGTTGTAAtactttaaagaaaattgatccacaaatagaaaatttaacaGAGTTAACTACATTATAT CTGCACAATAATCGGTTGGAAGATTTGCCTGCTGaaataggaaatttaaaaaaattaaacatactaaatttatcaaataataaattggaaaaatttccACGTGAATTTTATAAGCTAAATGAATTACgtgaattaaatttaaaaaataatagtatAAAGGAGCTCGATCCAGCAGTTGGAGACTTTGTGATGTTGACCTATCTG GATTTATCATATAATAACTTGATTGAGTTACCAATTGGAATGGGATATTTAGTAAGACTAACTTCCTTGGATTTAAGTCATAATATGTTAAAGGAATTGCCACCTGATTTAACAAATATGAGAG cATTACAAAAGTTAAATGCAAGTTATAATCAGTTGGAAATGTTGCCACCTCTGGGTGAATTAAGGAAGGTAGAAACAGTGATGTTGCAATCAAACAAATTAACAACATTTCCTGATATATCTGGTTGTATACTATTAAGAGTACTACACTTGGCTGATAATAACATTACT gaaattgaTATGTCTTGTTTAGAAGGTGTAGGacaattaaaaacattaaCATTAGGAAATAATCAAATTGAAACAATAccagaagaaataataaaactggTGTACCTAGAAATTTTTGATTTATCACACAACAAACTAACTCT AATACCAAAATACATTGGCCTACTACCtaatttaaaacaatttgCGATTGACGGGAATGATATACAGAATGTTAGAACCGACATAATACGATGCGGTACATCTCGAATTTTAAAACATATACGACAGGGTATTAAAAGTACAAACTTGGATGTGAAGGAGCACGTGGTAGCAGATACTAGTACAAATATTTATCCAGATAG GTATACAATGCAGAGTACAAAATTGCTCAGTTTGGCTGGACAAAATCTTACTGAACTACCTCAAGAAGTTCTTGAAAATGCATGCAAAGCCGATGTAGGTACAGTGGATTTAAGTAGGAATAAGCTGTCTATCTTACCTGATAAATTATGCATAATTGAAAGAATCGCCGATTTAAAACTGACATCTAATCAACTAACACATATACCAGAATGGATTGGTGAAAAATATAAGTATCTACAGATTTTGGATTTAAGCAGAAATCTTTTACAATCACTTCCCATCAATCTTGGCTTGCttaaatatttacaagaaCTTAATATCTCATTTAACAG GTATAAAGAAATACCAGAATCTGTTTATGCTATAAATTCTTTAGAGATATTAATAGCGAATGACAATTTAATTACCGATATTGATGTACCATCTTTTCAAAAATTGCAAAAACTTGCGATATTAAATCTCGCTAATAACAACATTGGATTCGTACCGCCAGAACTAGGCACTTTGAAGAACTTACG GAATCTATCTTTAtctggaaattgtttcaaacaACCTAGACAAGCAATTTTAGCAAAGTCTACAGAAGAAATCCTAGCATATCTTAGAAACAGAATACCTCagtga
- the LOC126875477 gene encoding tektin-4, with amino-acid sequence MNTEQDSTKLDEVQDTPCPRIDYTKKSDGPPLYFPQPGDELPAQPEERMEAIGPWATGRVNFTPQDGLTGVRPVVDRYSVTSFGAPQWRAHNQKFFKQSDEKIQEAQLAVNNAQRCVERSYKEADKIQLKSTDNLKNRANEVYRWKTELEHLILEITKEIELLEAEHRRVKHSLSLLTVPESIAGEFLQLRSKRLESDLIRDEVEEELTKEVALCSEIRDLLCRSREHIEMQLIELKAAKVRMEMDWTDKTDAYDIDSCNIQLKNDSPIILWKLGATRFPAGQSTPSSYEHYTRESLTDAEAAKQRSVNLRLTLDSTYKNSIKNLRDQATRVDLVLSQKIKLTEDIRLQLEKELLRCLHELANTEKSIEELRHSTRGLDCVMKVAQTRLSNRLQRRNVESCRDTSQFSLVEEVKLLNERTSAMLAELKRAEDTQAGLVKARSDLEREIIVKRKTLYIDKQRGQLLRSFYPSTI; translated from the exons ATGAATACTGAACAAGATTCGACTAAATTGGACGAAGTCCAGGATACG CCTTGCCCAAGGATAGATTATACTAAAAAAAGCGACGGACCGCCTCTTTATTTTCCTCAACCAGGAGATGAGCTTCCGGCGCAACCAGAAGAACGAATGGAAGCGATTGGTCCATGGGCAACCGGTCGTGTAAATTTTACACCTCAAGATGGTTTAACGGGAGTTAGACCAGTTGTTGATCGATATTCTGTAACTAGCTTTGGAGCACCTCAATGGAGAGCTCATAAtcagaaattttttaaacaatcgGATGAGAAGATTCAAGAAGCACA ACTTGCTGTAAATAATGCACAACGATGTGTCGAAAGATCGTATAAAGAAGCAGATAAGATACAGTTGAAATCGAcagataatttaaaaaatcgtgCAAACGAAGTATATCGTTGGAAAACCGAATTAGAACATTTAATACTTGAAATCACGAAAGAGATAGAATTATTGGAAGCTGAACATCGACGAGTAAAGCATTCTTTGTCACTCCTTACAGTTCCAGAATCTATCGCTGGCGAATTCCTACAATTACGATCAAAACGACTAGAGTCTGACCTTATTAGAGATGAAGTAGAGGAAGAGCTTACCAAA GAGGTAGCACTTTGCTCAGAAATACGCGATTTACTTTGTAGAAGTCGGGAACATATAGAAATgcaattaatcgaattaaagGCAGCAAAAGTAAGAATGGAAATGGATTGGACTGATAAAACTGACGCTTATGACATTGATTCCTGCAATATACAACTGAAAAATGATTCTCCCATTATCTTGTGGAAACTCGGAGCTACAAGATTTCCAGCAGG ACAATCGACACCTTCGAGTTATGAACATTACACACGAGAAAGTTTAACTGATGCAGAAGCAGCCAAGCAGAGATCTGTAAATTTAAGACTTACTTTAGATTCTACATATAAGAATTCCATTAAAAATCTCCGAGATCAAGCGACTCGCGTAGATCTGGTTTTAAGTCAAAAGATTAAACTTACTGAGGATATTCGTTTACAATTAGAAAAAGAACTACTTCGC TGTTTACACGAACTTGCAAATACTGAAAAATCTATAGAAGAGCTTCGTCATTCAACAAGAGGATTGGATTGCGTGATGAAAGTAGCGCAAACAAGATTATCGAACAGGTTACAACGACGTAATGTAGAAAGTTGCCGTGATACTTCCCAATTCTC TTTGGTGGAAGAAGTGAAATTACTTAATGAACGCACATCAGCTATGTTAGCGGAATTAAAACGAGCCGAAGATACGCAGGCAGGTTTGGTAAAAGCGAGAAGTGATCTTGAACGAGAAATAATCGTAAAACGTAAAACACTGTACATAGATAAACAACGTGGGCAGTTGTTACGCTCATTTTATCCTTCAACCATTTAA
- the LOC126875483 gene encoding uncharacterized protein LOC126875483 — translation MKQEAEEVRKRQMPMVETKGTSTTNIIISKTDRGVQVWAVCMACQRKLESCEKQPPTVIITKSELEVLEKDMQTLRDTIIAREQAWDKAMEREHNYRQQLTRLTTETITARHLSDTRYEELKTATNALQEKESEFKSTQKDNAYLQKLIAKIYNSYQRGQEGYQRSNLTADINEKDQRFIEDIARRASSGKGKQKPKLKSSCSERTAHSAVYQHSPRDKSSRSAKDQAGCLKEPKR, via the exons ATGAAACAAGAGGCAGAAGAAGTCAGA AAAAGACAAATGCCGATGGTCGAAACAAAGGGAACGTCGACAACGAATATCATAATATCTAAGACTGATCGTGGAGTTCAAGTCTGGGCGGTATGCATGGCTTGTCAAAGAAAACTGGAAAGTTGCGAGAAACAACCACCCACCGTCATCATCACCAA ATCGGAATTAGAAGTGTTGGAAAAAGATATGCAGActcttcgagataccataatcGCGCGAGAACAAGCATGGGACAAGGCCATGGAACGCGAGCACAATTATAGGCAACAGTTGACGCGACTCACCACGGAAACAATCACGGCTCGTCACCTTTCCGACACGCGCTACGAAGAGCTCAAAACTGCGACAAACGCGCTGCAG GAAAAAGAATCAGAATTTAAATCGACTCAAAAGGATAACGCATATCTACAGAAATTGATCGCGAAGATTTACAATAGCTATCAAAG AGGGCAAGAAGGATATCAAAGAAGCAATTTGACAGCTGATATTAATGAGAAAGATCAAAGATTTATCGAAGACATTGCTCGACGAGCATCCAGCGGAAAAGGCAAACAGAAACCGAAATTGAAAAGTTCCTGTTCGGAAAGAACCGCACATTCTGCCGTTTATCAACACAGTCCTCGTGACAAAAGTTCGAGATCTGCTAAGGATCAAGCAGGTTGTTTAAAAGAACCGAAGCGCTAA
- the LOC126875485 gene encoding NADH dehydrogenase [ubiquinone] 1 beta subcomplex subunit 2, mitochondrial-like, with product MLLSRGPSILRNIYELNGRKQTGVNLQQIRKCWTYRTVTEPKRHWKIIAECVGGVVWWWIFWNAWHDYEHITGHFPEIRPIEWSDEELGIPPDD from the exons ATGTTGCTGTCGCGTGGCCCATCAATTTTGAGAAACATATATGAATTAAATGGAAGAAAACAGACTGGAGTGAATTTACAACAGATTCGTAAATg ttgGACCTATCGTACAGTGACTGAACCTAAAAGACATTGGAAAATAATAGCTGAATGCGTTGGCGGAGTGGTATGGTGGTGGATCTTCTGGAACGCGTGGCACGATTATGAGCATATTACt GGTCACTTCCCTGAAATACGTCCAATAGAGTGGTCTGACGAAGAATTGGGAATTCCACCAGATGATTAG
- the LOC126875481 gene encoding thioredoxin domain-containing protein 5 homolog, with amino-acid sequence MSANSSNFIMLKKHILLFIFMLSQVNSEQGDHIHTTMQYTKDNFSTEIQKKNHFIMFYAPWCGHCQRLEPTWEQLAKMSNLEDKNIKIAKVDCTTDNSLCTEHDVTGYPTLKFFKAGEAKGTKFRGTRDLPSLTSFLTAQLGISLESEDEAPTPPEPVNGLLELTEDTFDKHVSTGYHFVKFYAPWCGHCQKLAPTWEELANSLRNDNYVSISKVDCTQHRSVCGQFDIKGYPTLLWIEDGKKVDKYAGQRTHEELKVYVSKMLEKGNDQANTKTENLDSTTHTVLSLTGESFKHGIENGISFVKFFAPWCGHCKRLAPIWKDLGKKFLTNDNVKIAKVDCTLDVSKELCNEQEVDGFPTLYLYRDGLKVSEYNGARNLDDLTEFVLNYIQPHDEL; translated from the exons ATGAGTGCGAattcatcgaattttattatgttaaaaaagcatatccttttatttatatttatgctGAGTCAAGTTAACAGTGAACAAGGAGATCATATACATACTACTATGCAGTATACTAAAGATAATTTTTCAACAGAAATTCagaagaaaaatcattttatcatGTTTTATGCACCTTG gTGTGGTCACTGTCAAAGACTGGAACCTACATGGGAACAATTAGCTAAAATGTCAAACTTAGAGgataagaatataaaaattgctaAAGTAGATTGTACTACAGATAACAGTTTATGCACAGAGCATGATGTTACTGGTTATCCTAC attaaaattttttaaagctGGAGAAGCCAAAGGTACTAAGTTCAGAGGTACAAGGGATTTGCCATCTTTAACATCTTTTCTTACTGCTCAGCTGGGTATATCCTTGGAA AGTGAAGATGAGGCACCAACACCTCCTGAACCAGTAAATGGTTTATTGGAATTAACGGAGGATACTTTCGACAAACATGTATCTACTGGCTAtcattttgtaaaattctaTGCACCTTGGTGTGGCCACTGCCAGAAATTAGCTCCTACCTGGGAAGAATTAGCTAATAGTTTACGTAATGATAATTATGTTAGTATTTCTAAAGTAGATTGTACACAACATCGTAGTGTTTGTGGacaatttgatataaaagGATATCCAACATTGCTTTGGATTGAAGATGGAAAAAAG GTGGATAAATATGCTGGGCAACGCACTCATGAAGAGCTTAAAGTTTATGTATCAAAAATGCTTGAGAAAGGAAATGACCAAGCTAACACTAAGACTGAAAATTTAGATAGTACAACTCATACTGTACTCAGTTTAACTGGTGAGAGCTTTAAACATGGTATCGAAAACGGCATTTCATTCGTTAAGTTTTTCGCACCTTGGTGTGGGCATTGTAAACGTTTAGCGCCTATTTGGAAAGATCTTGGGAAAAAATTCTTAACAAACGACAATGTGAAAATAGCAAAAGTAGACTGTACTCTCGATGTAAGTAAAGAATTGTGCAATGAACAAGAAGTAGATGGTTTTCCGACTTTGTATTTATATCGCGACGGACTTAAAGTTTCTGAATACAATGGTGCTCGAAATTTAGACGATCTCACCGAATTTGTATTGAATTATATACAGCCGCATGACGAATTGTGA